A genomic region of Mesorhizobium sp. NZP2077 contains the following coding sequences:
- a CDS encoding AtaL-like protein: MVYSTATVPVNPAGETTLTREQVWKGLELKARDARLFLPPGLCTRCDVVEESATHFVREATIAGAELREIITLEPQGKITFLQATGPREGAIINELFEDDAGELQLKFYCYIGLRGKEPNGPEEQAEQTQFDSEEKGYKSALLSTLKRTRELLAAGRL, translated from the coding sequence ATGGTCTACTCAACCGCAACCGTTCCGGTGAACCCCGCCGGCGAGACCACACTCACGCGCGAACAGGTCTGGAAGGGCCTTGAGCTGAAGGCGCGTGACGCGCGCCTGTTCCTCCCGCCCGGCCTCTGCACGCGCTGCGACGTCGTGGAAGAGAGCGCGACCCACTTCGTGCGCGAAGCCACGATCGCCGGCGCCGAGCTCCGCGAAATCATCACCCTTGAGCCGCAAGGCAAGATCACCTTCTTGCAGGCGACCGGCCCACGCGAAGGCGCGATCATCAACGAGCTGTTCGAGGATGATGCCGGCGAGCTGCAGCTCAAGTTCTATTGCTACATCGGTCTTCGCGGCAAGGAGCCGAATGGCCCCGAGGAGCAGGCTGAGCAGACGCAGTTCGATAGCGAGGAGAAGGGTTACAAATCCGCCCTGCTGTCGACGCTGAAACGCACCCGCG